Within the Acidipropionibacterium acidipropionici genome, the region ATCACCCATCCCGGTGACCGGATCGGCGAGACCTTCCTGCGGGTGCCGCAGAACAAGGTCGTCGCGATCATCGAGACCCACGATCCCGACCGCAACTCGCCCTTCAAGCCGATCGACGAGGACTCCCACAAGATCGCCGGCTACCTGCTGGACTTCTACGCCAATGAGGTCGAGCACGGCCGGATGCCGAAGAACCTGCTGCCCCTGCAGTCGGGCGTCGGCAACATCCCGAACGCCGTCCTCGACGGGCTGCTGCACTCGGATCTGGATCACCTGACCTCCTACACCGAGGTGATCCAGGACGGGATGATCGATCTCATCGACGCCGGCAAGGTCGACGTGGCCTCGGCCACGGCCTTCTCGCTGTCGCCCGACTACGCCCACAAGATGAATGTGAACGCGGCCTTCTACCGCAACCACATCATCCTGCGCCCCCAGGAGATCTCAAACCATCCCGAGGTGATCCGCCGTCTCGGCGTGCTGGGCGCCAACGGCATGATCGAGGCCGACATCTACGGCAACGTGAACTCCACCCACGTGATGGGCTCGCGGATGATGAACGGCATCGGCGGGTCGGGAGACTTTACCCGCAACGCCTTCATCTCGGCCTTCGTGTCCCCCTCGACGGCCAAGGGCGGCAAGATCTCGGCGATCGTGCCGATGGTGTCCCACGTCGACCACACCGAGCACGACACGATGGTCATCATCACCGAGCAGGGCATCGCCGATCTGCGTGGCCTGGCCCCCCGCCAGCGCGCCCCGAAGATCATCGACAACTGCGCTCACCCGGACTACCGGGATGCGCTGCACGACTACTACGACCGTGCCCTGCGCGACTGCAAGTTCAAGCAGACCCCGCACCTGCTCGAGGAGTCCTACTCCTTCCACCGCAGGTTCCAGGAGACCGGCTCCATGAAGGCCTGAGCCGCTGAGAGCTCGGTTCTGAGCTGAGAGCAGGCCCCGACCACCAGGCCGGGGCCCGTTCTGCGTCCCAGGCCGATGGACCATTTCGGCGACGGCATCCAAACCTGGCGACGTCAGGTGTATTCCAATGCCCTCGCCAGGTTTGGATGCCGTCGAGGACGTGAGCTCCAACTCACTGCTCCCCCTCAGCCGAGCAGCAGGGCGCGCAGTTCGGCGACGTCGTGGGCCCGGTATGCGGCCGTGGCGGCCTCGGCCGGGGTGCCGTATCCCCATTCCACGTAGATGGTGTCGATCCCGTGGGCGGCGGCCCCGTCGATGTCGTGGCTGCGGTCCCCCACCATCACGGGGTGCGAGGTGTCGAGGCCCTTGGTCTCCAGCTGGCTCAGAGCGTCGGCGATGATGCCGGCCTTGTCGGCCCCGGCATGGGTCTCGGCGGCCCCGGCGACGGCGTCGAACTCCCCAGACAGGTGGTAGTCGTCGAGCCAGCGGCGGGCGATCCTGATCCTCTTCGAGGTGGCCAGGCCCAGGGCGATGCCGGCGTCATGGAGGTCGCAGATGAGTTCCACGACGCCGGGGTACACCGAGACCAGGTACTCGAGCTCGTCGTGGTGGTCGCGGTAGAGCCCCGCGGCCCGCTCGATGTCGGCCTGATCGGTGAAGCCGGTGATCCAGCGCACCGTGTCGGTCATCGGCGGGCCCATGAAGGTGGTGACGTCGGTCAGATCGGGTTCTGGAAGGCCGAGGTCGGCGGCCATCAGCCGCAGCGCCCCGGCGATGCAGTCCAGGGAGTCCGAGATCGTGCCGTCCATGTCGAACAGGACGGCCGTCGCGCCGATCCCCGCCATCATCCGCCGCCTTCCCGGGGCGCGATCGAGCCCCGTCACCCGGCCATTGTGCCGGATGTCTCGGCTCGTCGTGCCACGACGAGCGGCATCGCTCCGGTTGCCGCATCCGGTCGGACTTCTAGGATTCACGACATGGACAGCACGACCGCCCCGCGCCGGGGACGACGTCCGGGGGCCCGCGACACCCGAGGGGAGATCATCGCCGCGGCCGGGCAGCTCTTCGCCGACGAGCCCTTCGACCGGGTGTCGCTGAGGGCCGTCGCCAGGCGGGCCGGGGTGGATCCGGCCCTCGTCCACCACTACTTCTCCGGCAAGGCCGAGCTGTTCCTCACCGCGGTCGCCGACGTCCCGGCCGATCCCGCCGAGGTGTTCGGGGTGCTCGACGAGCTCCCGGCCCAGGAATGCGGGGCGGGTCTGGTGCTGGCCTTCACCGCCGTGTGGGACCAGCCGGGCCGCGACGGGCGATTCACCGGTTTCGTCACCACCATGATGTCCTCGCCCGATCTCACCGCGGGAGCCCGGGAATTCATCACCACCCAGATCGGGGCCCGGGTCACCGCCCTGGCCGATCCCGCCGAGCGGGAGCTGCGCGCCACCCTCGCCGTGAGCCAGATGCTCGGCATGGCGATGCTCCGCTACACCGTGAAGGTGGAGCCGATCGCCTCGATGGAGCGCACCCGGCTGGCCGACGTCTACGGCCCGACCTTCCAGCACTACCTGGTCGGGCGCCTGTCGGCCTCGGAGCTGCGGAATTCATCACCGGCATCGCGGAGATGATCCCGGCCTCCACCCTCCCTACCGTTGTCCCCATGACAGATGATCCAGCCGTCCTCATCGACGGCCTTCGCGTCGACCGCGGCGGACGACCGGTGCTGGAGGGGCTCAGCCTGGCCGTCCGGCGCGGGATGGTGACAGGGCTGCTCGGGCCCTCCGGGGCGGGCAAGTCCACCCTGATCCGCGCGATCGTGGGCGTGCAGAAGGTGCGCTCGGGATCGGTGACGGTGCTCGGGCACCCCGCCGGCTCCCCCGCGCTCCGACGCCGGGTCGGCTACATGACGCAGGCGCCGAGCATCTACGACGACCTCACCGTCACCGCGAACCTGCGCTACTTCGCCCGCCTCTTCGGGGCGCCCGGCAGCAGGGTGACGCAGGTGATCGAGCAGGTGGATCTGAGGGCCGACGCTCACCGGCCGGCGGGCTCGCTGTCCGGCGGGCAGCGCTCACGGGTATCGCTGGGCTGCGCCCTGGTGGGCGACCCCGATCTGCTCGTCCTCGACGAGCCCACCGTCGGTCTGGACCCCGTCCTGCGGCGCTCCCTGTGGCGGCTCTTCGGTGAGCTCGCCTCCGAGGGCAGGACGCTCATCGTCTCCAGCCATGTGATGGACGAGGCGAGCCGCTGCGACGAGCTCGTGCTGCTGCGCGAAGGGGCCGTCCTGGCCCAGGAGAGCCCCGATGCCCTGCTGGAACAGACCGGTGCCCCGGACGCCGAGGCAGCCTTCCTCACCCTCATCGACCGCGCCGAACAGGCCGGCGGAACCCGCCCGGACGAGGATCGGAGGGCGTCATGACCGGCACCCTCATCACGGCCGCGCGGGTGCTCGGCCAGTTGCGCCACGACCACCGCTCGGTGGCTCTCATCCTGGTGGTGCCGTGCGTCCTCATCGGGCTGCTGGCCTGGGTCTACGCCGACACCGACTCAGGCCTCTTCGACCGCATCGGCCCGGCCCTTCTCGGCGTCTTCCCATTGGTCGTGATGTTCGTGGTGACCAGCGTCTCCACCCTGCGGGAGCGCCGCTCCGGCACCCTGGAGAGGCTGTGGACCACCCCCGTCACCAAGGGCGGCTTCGTCGCCGGCTACGCCCTGGCATTCGGCCTCATGTCCGTGCTCCAGGCCCTCATCGCAGTCGGATTCGCCATGTGGGTCTGCGGGCTCGATCTGGAGGGACCCGTCTGGCAGCTCATCGTCGTGGCCGTGCTGGACGCGGTGCTCGGGACCTGCCTGGGACTGCTGGCCTCCGGGTTCGCCCGCACCGAGTTCCAGGCGGTGCAGTTCATGCCGGCATTCATCCTGCCCCAGTTCCTGCTCTGCGGGCTGCTGGTGCCCCGGGATGCTATGCCCGACGTGCTGCACTGGATCTCCGACGTGCTGCCGCTGTCCTACGCGGTCGATGCGATGAAGACCCTGGCCACCAGCAGCGACTCGGGGGGCGACGTCGCCAGGGACTGCGCGATCCTGGGCGGCTTCATCGCCCTCGCGGTGATCGGCGGGGCCGCGACCCTGAGGCGCCGCACCAGCTGAGCCCCGCGTCGTAGTCTGGTCGGGTACCCGACCCCCCAGGAGCATCGTGAGCGAGCAGACCTCCCCCGCCTCCCCGACGCCCGGCCCCAGGCCGGTCACCGAGATCGGCACCCTGCCTCCGATCGACGTCGTGGAGAAGCGGCTGCCCGTCGATCCTGCCACCGGGAGGCCGCGCCGCGAGATCCTGGCCACCATCGCCACCATCTGCTACATCCTGGCCGCCGGAGCGTCTGCTGTGGCCCTGGCCAGGGCCTGGTGGGGGACGATCAATATGCGCACCTTCCACCTCGCCACGAACCTCATGACCTGGACAGATCCGCGCCCCGGGTCGCTGGCGTCGGTGCTGCTTGCGGCCCTGATGATGGTGATCGGGGGCGTGATGGTGGCGATGCCCGCGCTTCTGGCGGTCAACACCTGGCTGGGCCGCCGTTGGGTGCGGTGGGGAGCGATCGGCGGGGTGGCGGCCGCGGTTCTGGCGGTCACTCTCAACCCGCTCGCCTGGATCAGCGCGCCCTTCTCGATCGCCGGCGGGGTGATGGTGTGGCTGCCGTCGACCCGGCGCTGGTTCGAGCTGTGGCGTCAGGTCCGCTCCGAGCCCGAGGTGGAGCGCTTCACCCCCCGCCCCATCACCTACGGGCCCGTCGCCAAGCACATGTGGCCCCCGGGACGCCGTACTTGAACGACTCCGACGGCTCGGCGTCGCGCTGGATTCTGGATGTTTACACATCGGAACCGGAAATGTAATGACGCTGAAATCTGGGGACGCCGTGAGGGCCGATCCAGAAGTCGCTCGAACCCGCCGGACAAGCGGCTCAGAGCGGGGTTCACAGCGGGGCGCACACAGTGGAATGTGGACGGGCGAAGGGGCTCTTCTGCTTGTCATCCCGGATCGACAGGACTTGAGTCCCGGAGTAAAACGGACCGCGGTGATTTGGACACAGACACCAGAGAAGAAGTTTCCTCCAAGCGGCTCCGGTGCTGAATCGGGCCGACGCCGCCCCTCTCGCAAAGGTCTGCGAAGACGCCTGAATGCGACCATTCTCATCGCCACCCTGGGGGCTTTCGGCTTCGGCTACGACACCGGCGTGATCGCCGGCGCGCTGCCCTTCATCTCACGGCCCGCCTCCCAGGGCGGATTCGATCTCACACCGGCCACCGAGGGCCTGGTGACCGCCTCCCTGCTGGTCGGCGCAGCTGGCGGTGCGATCGCCGCTGGCCGTGTCGCCGACTGGTGGGGGCGGCGTCGCACCATGCTCGGGATCGCCGTGGTGTTCGTGGCGGGCGCACTCGGATGCGCCCTGTCGCCGAATCTGACGGTGATAATCGTGACCCGGGTGATCCTCGGGCTGGCCGTGGGCGGCGCCTCGACGATCGTACCCATGTTCATCGGGGAGCTGGCGCCTGCTTCACGACGTGGCCAGCTCGTCTCCCGCAATGAGCTGATGATCATCACCGGCGAGCTGGTCGCCTACATCTGCAACGCCGTGCTCGGCGCGTGGGGAGACCAGATGCACGCCTGGCGGTGGATGCTCGGCCTGGCCGCAGTGCCTGCCGCGGCGCTGTGGATCGGCGCCCACTTCATCCCCGAATCGCCCCGGTGGCTGGTCTCCCAGCGGCGCCACGCCGAGGCTCACGAGGTGCTGCGACGGTTCCGCCACGAGGATCCGGCGCCCGAGGTGCACACCATCGAGCACCTGGTCACCAAGACCGCGGCCGCCCAGAAGAACAGCCGTCAGCACCTGCACACACCCTGGGTGCGCAGGATCACCCTGATCGGCATCGGATACGGGGCGATGTTCCAGCTGTGCGGCGTCAACGCCGTGCTGTACTTCGCACCGACCCTGCTGATGCAGACCGGACTGGGCACCAACGCCGCCCTGGTGGGCACGATCGGCAACGGAGTCATCGCCCTGGCCAGCACCATCGTGGGCCTGCGCATCGTCGCCCACCGCGACCGGCGCGCCATGCTGCGCATCGGCGGAATCGGGATCATCTGCTCCCATGTGGCGCTGGGCCTGGCATTCATGCTGCCCGCGAGTCTGTCGCGCAGCTATCTGATCCTGGCGCTGATGATGGTCTTCCTGGCGTTCAACGAGACCTTCACCAGCATCGTGTTCTGGCTCATGATGTCCGAGATCTTCCCGCTGAGGGTTCGCGGTGTGGGCATGGGCGTCGCCATCATGTTCCAGTGGCTGAGCAACGCGGCCGTCACCCAGATGTTCCCGGTCATGATCTCCCACCTGGGTGGGACGACGTTCCTCATCTTCGCCGTCCTCAACATCGGGGTGCTGGCCTTCCAGCTGAAGTTCCTGCCCGAGACCAGGAACAAGAGTCTGGAACAGCTCGAGAAACAGCTCGCCAACGGCCAGAGCGGCAAAGAGCCGATCGAGACCGGGGCCGGGTCTGCCTCCGAGGCCGAAGTGAGGCCCGATTCCGGGACTGGGACGGGGTCTCAGGGCTATTCGGAATCCAGAACGTAGCTGTGGATCACGAGCCGGTTCGGGAGGCGAGGCAGACTCACAACCGGATATGCGGCGGATTGCCTCCTGACCACCGCGCCGCTGTCGGCCGATCAGGTCGTCAGCGGCGGAAGATCAGCGCCTCCCGGGCGTTGTCGGCCATGTCGCGGATCGCCGGATGCTCCCCGGAGTCCAGTACCTCGCGCAGCGGTCCGCGGACCACGATCCGACCGTCCGCCAGGAACGCGACCTCCGGGCACAGGTGCTGGATGAGGTCCAGGTCGTGGGAGGCCACCATGGTGCCGATCTCCAGCTGGGCGATCATGGCGGCCAGCATCCGGGCGATCTGCGCGCGAGACCCCGGGTCCACCGCGGACAGCGGCTCGTCCAGCACGAGGATCTCCGGACGGGTGGCCAGTGCCGTGGCGAGCGCGACGCGCTGCTGCTCGCCTCCCGAGAGGGTGCGCATGGCCCGCCCGAGGTACTCCTCTCCGAGGCCGACGCTCGCCAGCATCTGAACAGGGGTGACGTCGTGCGGCCGGCCCCCCTTGCGGGCCTCCTTCGAGGCGAGCTTGAGGCGATCCTTGACGGTCTCGCGGGGGTCGACGATGGTCATCGAGTCCTGGGACATGAATCGGGCCCCGGCCGTGAACACCTTCGCCGCGCCGAACCGCAGCTTGTGCACCGGAGTGCCGTTGAAGGTGACCGATCCCGACCACGGCAGCACAGTGCCCTTGAGCACCCGGATGAGGGTCGTCTTGCCGACTCCCGAGGGGCCGACGAGCCCGAGCGGGGAGTCCCCGGATCCGACGGTCAGATCGACCCCGTCGAGCACCTTCTCCCCCTCATATCCGGCGCTGACTCCAGCGGCGACGAGTGCGGATCCAGCGGGTGATTCGGGGGCCATTTCTCTCCTGATGACGGGGACCTCTGAACTTTACACACCGGCCTTCGAGCCGTCTCTCAGGAGACGGAGGGCCCGGTGGGCCCGACCGCCTCCTCGAGCTGGGCCGACAGCGCCAGCAGCAGGGTCTCGTCATTCATCTTGGCGCCGACCGTGATGCCGATGGGCAGTTCGACGCCGTCGATGCGCGCGGTCCGCAGGGGAAGGCTGATGGCGGGCCGTCCGGTGAGGTTCCAGATGCTGCTCCACGGGGTGAACTCGCACTGGGCGTCGAAGTCGGCGGCGGGGTCGTCATCGTCGCGGATGGCGCCCACCGGCAGGGGCGGCTGGGCCAGGGTGGGGCAGATCACGAGGTCGAAGTCGTCCCACAGCTCGGCGGTCCGGCGGGTCACCTGCTGGATCCCGTCCATCGCCCGGGCGAGCTCCAGGGCCGAGTACCCGGCCCCGAGGTCCCGCAGCCATCGGGTCAGCGGCCGCAGCTGGTCCTCGGCGTCCTCGGGAATCTGGATGGAC harbors:
- a CDS encoding acetyl-CoA hydrolase/transferase family protein, with translation MSDRIANEALRQKVMSADDAASLIHDGDQIGFGGFTGSGYPKEFPPALAKRITAAHEKGEHFTVNAFTGASTAPELDGALAGVDGIGMRSPYQSDPTMRAKINDGTSFYTDIHLSQFGMQVREGFFGKLDYAVIEATKITADGNVIPTSSVGNNAVYVEKAEKIIIEVNDWQSEDLEGMHDIYYGFALPPNRVPIPITHPGDRIGETFLRVPQNKVVAIIETHDPDRNSPFKPIDEDSHKIAGYLLDFYANEVEHGRMPKNLLPLQSGVGNIPNAVLDGLLHSDLDHLTSYTEVIQDGMIDLIDAGKVDVASATAFSLSPDYAHKMNVNAAFYRNHIILRPQEISNHPEVIRRLGVLGANGMIEADIYGNVNSTHVMGSRMMNGIGGSGDFTRNAFISAFVSPSTAKGGKISAIVPMVSHVDHTEHDTMVIITEQGIADLRGLAPRQRAPKIIDNCAHPDYRDALHDYYDRALRDCKFKQTPHLLEESYSFHRRFQETGSMKA
- a CDS encoding HAD family hydrolase, whose amino-acid sequence is MTGLDRAPGRRRMMAGIGATAVLFDMDGTISDSLDCIAGALRLMAADLGLPEPDLTDVTTFMGPPMTDTVRWITGFTDQADIERAAGLYRDHHDELEYLVSVYPGVVELICDLHDAGIALGLATSKRIRIARRWLDDYHLSGEFDAVAGAAETHAGADKAGIIADALSQLETKGLDTSHPVMVGDRSHDIDGAAAHGIDTIYVEWGYGTPAEAATAAYRAHDVAELRALLLG
- a CDS encoding TetR/AcrR family transcriptional regulator; translation: MDSTTAPRRGRRPGARDTRGEIIAAAGQLFADEPFDRVSLRAVARRAGVDPALVHHYFSGKAELFLTAVADVPADPAEVFGVLDELPAQECGAGLVLAFTAVWDQPGRDGRFTGFVTTMMSSPDLTAGAREFITTQIGARVTALADPAERELRATLAVSQMLGMAMLRYTVKVEPIASMERTRLADVYGPTFQHYLVGRLSASELRNSSPASRR
- a CDS encoding ABC transporter ATP-binding protein yields the protein MTDDPAVLIDGLRVDRGGRPVLEGLSLAVRRGMVTGLLGPSGAGKSTLIRAIVGVQKVRSGSVTVLGHPAGSPALRRRVGYMTQAPSIYDDLTVTANLRYFARLFGAPGSRVTQVIEQVDLRADAHRPAGSLSGGQRSRVSLGCALVGDPDLLVLDEPTVGLDPVLRRSLWRLFGELASEGRTLIVSSHVMDEASRCDELVLLREGAVLAQESPDALLEQTGAPDAEAAFLTLIDRAEQAGGTRPDEDRRAS
- a CDS encoding ABC transporter permease yields the protein MTGTLITAARVLGQLRHDHRSVALILVVPCVLIGLLAWVYADTDSGLFDRIGPALLGVFPLVVMFVVTSVSTLRERRSGTLERLWTTPVTKGGFVAGYALAFGLMSVLQALIAVGFAMWVCGLDLEGPVWQLIVVAVLDAVLGTCLGLLASGFARTEFQAVQFMPAFILPQFLLCGLLVPRDAMPDVLHWISDVLPLSYAVDAMKTLATSSDSGGDVARDCAILGGFIALAVIGGAATLRRRTS
- a CDS encoding sugar porter family MFS transporter encodes the protein MIWTQTPEKKFPPSGSGAESGRRRPSRKGLRRRLNATILIATLGAFGFGYDTGVIAGALPFISRPASQGGFDLTPATEGLVTASLLVGAAGGAIAAGRVADWWGRRRTMLGIAVVFVAGALGCALSPNLTVIIVTRVILGLAVGGASTIVPMFIGELAPASRRGQLVSRNELMIITGELVAYICNAVLGAWGDQMHAWRWMLGLAAVPAAALWIGAHFIPESPRWLVSQRRHAEAHEVLRRFRHEDPAPEVHTIEHLVTKTAAAQKNSRQHLHTPWVRRITLIGIGYGAMFQLCGVNAVLYFAPTLLMQTGLGTNAALVGTIGNGVIALASTIVGLRIVAHRDRRAMLRIGGIGIICSHVALGLAFMLPASLSRSYLILALMMVFLAFNETFTSIVFWLMMSEIFPLRVRGVGMGVAIMFQWLSNAAVTQMFPVMISHLGGTTFLIFAVLNIGVLAFQLKFLPETRNKSLEQLEKQLANGQSGKEPIETGAGSASEAEVRPDSGTGTGSQGYSESRT
- a CDS encoding ABC transporter ATP-binding protein; the protein is MAPESPAGSALVAAGVSAGYEGEKVLDGVDLTVGSGDSPLGLVGPSGVGKTTLIRVLKGTVLPWSGSVTFNGTPVHKLRFGAAKVFTAGARFMSQDSMTIVDPRETVKDRLKLASKEARKGGRPHDVTPVQMLASVGLGEEYLGRAMRTLSGGEQQRVALATALATRPEILVLDEPLSAVDPGSRAQIARMLAAMIAQLEIGTMVASHDLDLIQHLCPEVAFLADGRIVVRGPLREVLDSGEHPAIRDMADNAREALIFRR